Genomic DNA from Vicinamibacterales bacterium:
ACGTGCTGAAAGCAATGCTGAGTCGAGAGCGGTGGGCGTGAGTAACTTTTTCTGTCAGTTGTGCGTCCCTGTGACTAGCTCTGAAACTTTTTGTCAATAAAGACAAGCCCTGACCAAGGGACGGTGCGCGGTCACGCACCGTCTTCTTTTTGCAGTTTACTTAGATGGAAACTGTGGGAGTGGAAATAACTTAAGTGAGCGCACTTTGAAGACACGCTGGTAGCGTGAATGTGGTTTCGGTAACGGAGAAGGCAGTCAGTCAGGCCGCCTTACTTCGAACGCGATGTCGGATGCGTTGGGCTGTGAAGGCTCCAAGCTGCTCAATGGTATGAAGCCTCACCACGGCATTGTGCGAGTCGTGTACTGTCTACCCACCTCAGCCGCCTTCTCATTGGCCGCGCCAATCATCACACCCTCATCGATCATCGCTTCGACATCATCGGGCCGCACAACATTCAGAAACGAGATGCCGGCGGCCTTTGTTGCGGCAAGCACCCGAGTCCGAGCATCGGCGAGCACCTTCGGCCAAGTGCCATCGGCGTTACGCGATAAACCGAACGACATGCTCATGTCACCGGGTCCCCACTCCGCAAACCCCAGTCCAGGTACCTTGGTGGTCACCTCGGCGTACTCAAGCGCATGACGATCCTCGATCTTGACCCCAAGCAGAATTTCACCCTCCGGATTGAGTGGCCAAGGATCGGCGACGCGCAGGTACTCGGCCGGCGAAATACCCCAGACCCGCGCCGGGTGACCCGCTGCACCGCTTCCCCGTAACCCTTCTTCAAGGCCATTACCCACCGCCTGAGCGTGCATTGGAAACCGTGCGGCCTGGACGAAGGCACGCACCGCCTCTGGTGAGCGTGCATGAACGAGAAGGACGCCGTGTACACCGGCCGAGAGTACCTGCTCAACCATCCAGGCGTTTGCCCGAACCGTTGACGCATCAACACCGGCCACGGGCAGTACACAGATGACGGCTGGCGTCCGATGACCACTCTTCGTCGGTCCACCATCTGCTAGACCGCGCATGAACTCGGTCAACTCGGACACGTTGAATGCACTGTGCTCAAGGTTATAGGTGATGTAGTCGGCCCAGGTCTTGGCCAATTCCATGCCTTCATCGTACCCGCCACCACTAATCTGCGTGTAATAGATCGGCTGCCCTCGCTCAAGCAGCTCGATTGCCTTGTTGATCCGTGTCGGCGCCGCTGGCGCTACCGCCAACTGCGAACCGGACAGCCAGACGTACACGCCAGTAATGAGGAGTAGCGAAAAGGTCCCGACCCTTGTCACGTGCAGCATGGAGAATCTCCTTGGGTAGCACCATGAATTCTACCGCTGGCTGGGGGCGGGTTCAACACCGAGAGTCCGCAGCTAGCACCAGCGACCCAAAAGCGATAAGGTCGCCTATTTTCTACGGTATAAATTGCTTTCGAAAGTCTAAGACTCCGCCTTGAATGTTCCCGGTTTGTGTCGAGCAGTGCTTTACCAAGCACGTGGGCGGAGGTCATCAACGTCCCTCTTCCCAAATCCCCCTCTGAGCCATGAGGGCCTCTATCTCGTCAGGCTCAATTGGGGAGTGTTCGGTGAGCCACTCGTGCCCATCCTCTGTCACAAGGATTACGTCCTCGAATCGAATCGAAAAGTCCTCTTGAGTTACTCTCCACTCGATGACGAAACACATACCTGGCTCCCAAGGAATGTCGTAGAAACCCACATCGTGAATCTCCATCCCAACGAAATGTGAGATACCGTAGGTTCCTGTCACATCACCCAATCCCGCCTCGGTCATGAGCCTATCCTTCAGCGCTTGGCTTTCGGTGAATGTCCCACCTGGCTTCACCGCAGCGATGGTCTGTTTTTGGATGCGCGTCACAATTTCGGCGACGCGTCGTTGCTCTGGGGTATACCTACCGCTCACCGGAATGGTACGGCCGAAGTCCGAAGTGTAGTGAGCATACTCAGCTCCGATGTCGTAGCTGATCATCTGGCCATTACTCACGGGCCAGGGCCCGAGCCGAGGACGGATCCCGATTGGCCAGTCCCGGCCTCCGCTCCGCACTGGCACACCCGGACCAGAGGGAGTAACGTTGGTCCGAAACGAGGGCACTGCGTGTTCGTACTCGAAGGTGAAGTTCACGATAGCGGCGATCTGCTGTGTGGTCATCTCCTCTCGGACTGCCTTGGCCGACTCCATAAACGCTTGAACCGTGATGTCCGAGGCTTTCCTGAGAAGTTCAATCCCAGCTTCGTCGTGGATCATCCGCAGGCGGTTCAAGATGTCCGATGCGTCTTTCACCTGCACCTCCGGCGAGAAGTATCGGAGCCGGTTCGCAATATCGAGCCGCTCTGGAGGCGTCGCTGCTAGGTTCAGGAAACGCTGGTAATTGAAGTAGATATTCTTCTCTTCGCCTAGGGCCCGCGATAGGTCAGTCGCAACTGGCTTGACACCACGTTGATGGGTCCGAAGGAGGGAATAATCAGTGATTCCGTCGGACAGGTGCTCCATAAAAAGCGCGTAAGGATACACATGGGCCATACCTGTCTTCTCCTGAATTCCGTCCAGGTCCTGGGAGGTGTAAAGAATCTCTCGGTAGGTCTCGGCGTCAGGAGCTAACACCAGAGCTGACTCCCAAGCATCGGTCCCTTCCAACCCCGTCAGATAGATGAAGTCGTGGAGGTCCGAATGGTCCACGAAGAACTCGTAGATCCGTTCCTGGTCCTTATGAGCAGCTACGATGACGGCAATACCACCATCCATGGCTTCAAGGAATTTTTCCCGGCGTTGTCGGTGAGTTTCTTTATCCGGGGGTTCATAAGCCCGTTGGGCCTCCAGCGAAGTCGCCACCACCAAGGTCAGGGCTAGAATCAAAAGTAGGGGCCTTCTTCTCATGGTCAGTTCCTTATCCTTCAGCGGATCACGTACCACTCAGTCTGGTACGGCCGAAAATAAATGTAGCCACTCGTAGTTAGATAAGCGTCGTCTTCCATGGGTATCGTCACCGTACCACCGTCATATTCCGGTACAGCAGTGGTCGCACTGAATTCAATGGAACGGTAGGCACCGTCGCGGAGGTAAGAATCTCCTTCGGGTGACGTTGAGCCACTATAGCCATAGGTCGGAGAGGACAGGTCCATGTCACGGGCATTGATAGACGGTCCTAGGGCATGACCGTGATAGCCGATGGCGTGAGAGTAAAGGCTCGGCAGGAAATCCACTCCTTCGAGCTTTCTCGTTATAGCCAACGTAGCCTCCCAACCAGTCATTCCAGGCCGAGATTCCGACGCGAACGCTTCATGTACGAGGTTTGCGTTGCTGAGTGCAATCCGGAGGCCCTGCGGCACAGTCTGTTCGCCTTCGCGCAAGATGTAGGCCACTTTCTGCCAATCACTGGCGAAGCCTAGATAATCAAAGCCGCAGTCCAAATGTATGATGTCTCCCCGCTGAAAAATGAGATCGTCCGGGGCGGGATGCGAGTACGGAATCATGGTGCCGGTTTCCGGATCGAAACGCTGGACCGCTACGTGGATCTCGAACCAGGGCTTGCCACCCACACCTAACTTGGCCACCGACTCTTCAAAGAACCATTTAATGTCCACTGCCCGCGTCACACCAAGGGTAATGACCTCGTTCGACAGAGCCGTCTGCGCAATCACGTCGGTGGCCAGCACCAAAGACCGGTAAGGTTCAAGCTCACTTGCGAGTCGAGTATCAAACACATCCTCAATCAAACCGGCGGCCGAAACGAATCTTGATTCGGCCTCACGACCCATCGTCTCCACCAAGAATTTGTAGCTGTCGTGAGTAATGGTGCTGTCATGACCGCGGGCCCCACCCATATTCAACCCGATGGTTGCAGGCTCGTAGCGCTCCCACAGTGTCAGTAGGCCAGCACGAGTGTCCTGGATGTTTCGAGCATTTCGCGAGACTGGCAGGGGCTCAAAAAATCGACGGTAATCCGCAGTCGGCCTCCAGTAGTCCGAGTAGCTCGCGAGCCCATCTTCTCCGGCATCTACAAACACCATCACGTCTCGACGGCGCGTGTAGTGAAGTGGCGGCGCGACATACTGGGTCACGGGGTCAGGGTGGAATTCCTCGCTCACCACGATCCACATCTCGATTTCGTGCTCCCGCATCATGTCAAGGAGCATCGCGCGCTTCTGCTCGAGCCAGTCAAGGCGTAGCTCATACTGATCGCGTATCCCGAGCAACTCAGGCATCGCCGGAATCACGCGCCCATCAAACAGTTCAACCGGGTCGCTACCAGTGTCCGTGTGTGTGCGTTGGTGGGGTTCCTGCGGCGTGCACGAGGCTATGCTCAGCACAACAATAGCGCTCGCGGCAAGGCCGATGTGACGTCTATTCCAACCAGTCATGCGATTCCTCCGACGCCTATTTATCTAGAGTCGTGCATTCTACCGCCGGCCGGTAGGCGGGTTCAACGATCGGGTTCACGCTTCAGGCGGATGGCCCGATGCCCCACACAGCGGGGGTGACTGGACGTAAAACGAGGTGTGCAGCATAATCACGCTACGATGTCGATGCAACACGTCGGGATTACGGTCCGGTCCCAAGCCGATGGAGAAGACTGATGAAAGCGAAACCATTCCTCGCGGTGACCCTGTTGGCGCTTATCCTAGCTCTGGCCGCTAGTGAAGCTCTCGTACGTGAGAAGGCAGAGACTATGCAAGGCAGCATGGTCGAGGTGCCCTTGTTCGAAGTTGACCCCTTTTGGCCCAAGCCACTACCGAACCACTGGCTCCTGGGTAACGCCATCGGCGTCGGAATCGATTCGCGGGATCACGTTTTCATCGTGCACCGACGGCAGAGTCTGAATCCCGGCAACGAGGGGAATGTTGGAGAGGGCCAACCGGACGCTGAGTGCTGTGAGGCGGCTCCTAATGTCCTCGAATTCGACCCTGAGGGCAACCTCGTTGGCTCCTTTGGTGGCCCGAGTAACAACGATGATTACACGTGGCCCGCCTCTAACCATGGTCTGCAGGTGGACCCGAAAGATAACATCTGGATCGGAGGGAACGGCCAAGGCGACTCCCATGTCCTGAAGTTTACTCGGGACGGCCGTTTTTTGATGCAAGTGGGCGAGCCTGGACAGGGTGTGGATTCCAACAGCAATACCCACTTCTCAAGGGTCACGAAAGTCTCTTTCGACCAGAACGGGGATGAAGCCTTCATAGGGGACGGTTACGGCAATAAGCGGGTTGTGGTGGTGGACTCCGATAGCGGTGAGTTCCTTCGCTACTGGGGCGCTTATGGAAACCGGCCGGACGATGCGGACCTGGGCGCGTTCGATCCTGATGCACCGCCGGCGCAGCAGTTCCGTGGGCCCGTCCATTGCGCCGAACCCTCCAATGACGGTCTGGTCTACGTCTGCGACCGAACGTCGAACCGGGTGCAAGTCTTCGAACAGGATGGAACCTACGTCAACGAAATTTTTGTCGAGCCCCGGACCCGTAGTGCTGGCTCTACGTGGGAGATTGCCTTTTCACCTGATGAGGAGCAGCGCTTTATGTATCTGGCCGACGGTTTGAACCGGAAGATCCATGTGCTGGATCGGAAAGCCCTTGAGGTGCTGTACTCCTTCGGGGACGGCGGCCGGCAACCCGGGCAGTTCTACGGCGTGCACAGTATTGAGACTGATTCCAAGGGAAACATTTACACCACCGAGACTTGGGAAGGAAAGCGTCTCCAGAAGTTCGTTTACCGTGGGATGGGTAGGGTCGAAAAGGGGTCGAATCTCGCTGAACTCTGGCCCACTCAGGACTGAGTGACGCCTACTGCAAGGCTAATGCTACTAAGTCCTAACGCCGATAACGTTTGGCGTGGATGTTCTGAGGCTTGCTGACCTTATCAGTGAGGCGTTTGCCTACATCGCTACTCTCTGGCGAAAACAGGGCAGCTATCTTGCGAGCCGTCCGTTTATAGGGGAACGCGTGAGTGATGCGTGGCTGGCACGTCATCGTGACGAGTGAACCAGAGGTTCATGGCGTAAGGGTTTTCCGAGCCTTTAGCCAGTAAAGGCACCTTTGAGTCTCGCGAACCAGCCCTCGCTCCCACCTGACACCTTATACACCTCAGTCCCCTCTCGGACACGCTGCCCGACACGAATTCCTACCTCGGTTCTAGCGGATGCGGTTTCGACAGCAGCATGGTCAACCTGCATCGACTTGACCTCCTGCTGAAAGTCAGCTCCGTGACCAAGGAATCGTAACCTATCCCCTATCGTGACGCGCCCAGTAAGCGCAACGATACCGACTCGAGGCTTACCAAAGTAATGCGTAATCGTTCCAATCTGACGCTCAGCCATAACATCACTCCTTTGTTGCAGTCGCCCACCGGGCAGGCGTGACTGCGCGGTCAGCAAACACTGCAGTAGGGACGGTCATTTCCGACTTGTTATTACGGTTACTGCGGGGAAGTCCCCTACCCTCCCCTAGCGAAACAGTACGGCGGCCGGTCATGGTGTTCCTCAGATACCGACGACGATTTTGATGAATGGCCAGAGTCTATCGCTGACCGGGGGACTGATTCAATAAAGGATTTTCAGCTCATGTTGATACATGCACTTCCAATTCTCGGGCAAGACGGACTGGCTTCAGCGCGTTGGTTTGACCGTGCCCGGAGCTGGGATCACGCGGTCGCACATGGACACAAATGTTACGACACCCATGGCCAGATACCCAATGACGATATGGCGTGGGTAATACACCCAAACCTGATAGAACACGTGGACACCGAGAAAGAGCAGAGGGACAAGTAACAAAAGGCGAGGAATATTTCGTGGGGAGGCGTCCCGAAAAAAGACCGTCACAATCGCAAGTAGCCACAATACTTGGAGTCCCCGCGTGACGGGCACAAGGTCGCCCCCTTGCATCATCTCCTGACTGCGGATGTCACCAGTCTGCAAGATCCCATCTAACTGTCGCCTGACAAGCGTGGATGTGTCCACATCCCAGCCCGACTCGATGATCGTGACGGGCGATACGAGGAGATTCTGCGGCATTGACGCACTTGTGGTCGTTAAGACAGGCTGGCCACCGTAGTATAAGTTGTGCGCAAGCGGCAGTAGGGATACCACTAAGGCCGCTGACATTCCCCAGCACAGGTGACGCCACCCTCGCGTGCGTGCCCAGAGAAAGTAGCATCCAAGCATCCACATTAACGCTGGCGCTTGGTTGGTCCGAACAATGAAGGCGAGCCCGACCAATGCACATCCGAGCATCCGCTGTCGAGAGAGCGGTGACGTATAGAGCATCGACACTGTGACGGGAAAAAGGACCCAGGTCGGATACTCAGAGGCACCTGACTGAAAAAACGACGTAACGCTACTGAAATTCACCAACAAGATCGACAGCACAGCTGCGCCGCCCGCAACCGCGCCGCGCCAAGTACGCGGAAGCCCGTGTGGCGTGAACAGCCAACACATCCACAAAATGGCAAAGTTCAGAGCAGTTCTCGAAAGAATGACAGAACCCGCATCACCATCCCCCAGCAGCAGGTGCTCAACGAACACGAGGTAGCGGAACATCGGCTGAAAATAGAACACGTCGGTGCCGCCCTGGAGTGACCATGTATCCAAAATGAACCGTGCCTGTGATTGGTACATCAACCAATCTTCCCCGCCTCCCCTCAGGTAGACCGTGGCTAGGTTGGGCCACTCGCGCCACGTGTCGCTGGCCATTAGTAACGTGACTCCGAAGTAGGAGGTAAGCAGCAGGCGGCGACGGTGGCGTCGGGAAAGAAGCACCAGGCTCACAAGTGCAGCTGCGGCGCCGAGAACGTAAACGCTCGAGCCACGTACGAACAGCTGGGGTACGGGAAGCCATGAGGTGAGCGGTGCTAGGAAGCACACAACCAACCCAAGGAAACTCCATCGGCCAAGCAGGCTCACGTAGACGAACACGAAACTGATCGCAAAAGCGATTACGACCAGATCAACAACACCGCTCAAAATTCTCCAGACTAACGGCGGGCCGACAGCGGACACCAGATGACCACTTGATAGCGACCCGCTAGGAGGTCCAGACCAGACCCGTAATGTCGCGTAGGGTCCGTGCTCTGCGCCATCACCGATCCGTGAACCGTCGTCGAATCGATAGGAGAGCACGATCGGATGTGACCCAGGCGACGACACAGGCACGGATACGGTCACTGGTACGCCATACTGGGGCGGAAGGGGTATGGACCGACCTTCCAGTTGCAGCTCTCCCTCACCGACATACCTGACTTGCAGGCTGTCTTCTGCCATATCGAGCGTGCCGAGCCACGTCGCGCCGAAGGGTACGCGGAGGCGTGGCACATCACCCTGCTGGTAATAGTTGAACCGCGTCGAGTTCAGAAACGACAGATTCCAATTCTGAGCGGTTGGCGGCTCAGTCGGGTCCCACCACGCAGCAAAGTCAATGTTTGCGTCCACGCGCGTAGCAGTAAATCGATAGAAAGGATTCGCAAATGCTTTCTCACACGACCCGGTGACAGGGGTCTTATCGAGAGCGTGATAGCAAGCCGCGAATCCCGCATAACTACCGAAACTGAACAGTAAGACTTTCAGGACAACGGCAATCAGTCCGAGACCCATGAGCACCAACGGCGCTACAGGTGTTACTTGTCTCAGTACACGGCCCCAGAGCCGGCGGGCACCACGCGAGACTAGAAACGGTCCGAGCACAAACAAGAGACCGAACTCGACCGAACTGCTCAACGGGATACCGTCGAAAAAATGGTAGCCAGCAGACGGAATGACAAGAAGCGCGACGGCAATCGATGCCAACAGGCCCATTCCAGGCGAGAGCGGCGTCGCAACTACCCGCCTGAGTCTGAGGAAATAGGCGTTGAACTGTAGGAGACGTGCTGACGTCATCGCGTTAGCATCCTCTGGTCCCTGTCAGGGCTGGAAGAAGCATGGGAAGACAGGCACCTCCACTCAGCCATAAATATAGGAAGCCTAGGAGGGCGCGGCTCAACGTCGACCATAGGGTTCCAATGATGCCGGCGGTACGAAAGAAGAGTCAGATTCTACCGCTAGCTAATGACCGATTCAACGCGTGCGCAGCATCTACAGAATTCTTATCAAAAAAAAGGGCCGATCATTCGATCGGCCCTTCGGTGGTGCGAACACATCCTAGCGCTGACATAGAGGAGGCTTCTGTCAGCACGACGATGAGTCGCTCGTCGAACCCACACAAGACAGCTACCTCATAATTCCTCAGCTCCGGTGACCTCACCCTCTGCCGGTTCAGCTACATCATCTTCCGATTCTGGCGGCGGGCCTGCATGTCTACCCCGACCCGGTCGCGGACCACCCATCTCGGCTCGCTTGGCCGCCTTCTCAGCCTCCGACAACGCATCCCATTCAGCTTTTCGCCGCTCCATCTCAGCTTTCCTTGCGGCCTTCTCAGTCTCGGTCAGCGCATCCCATTCGGCCTTCCGCTGCTTCATCCCCGGTCGTGGGCCGCCCTGTCTGCCCGATGGGACACCCGGTGTCGCGGTAACGGTTGTGTCGGCGCTATGAAGCTGCACCTGGCCACCACCTGCACCTCCG
This window encodes:
- a CDS encoding aldolase/citrate lyase family protein, yielding MLHVTRVGTFSLLLITGVYVWLSGSQLAVAPAAPTRINKAIELLERGQPIYYTQISGGGYDEGMELAKTWADYITYNLEHSAFNVSELTEFMRGLADGGPTKSGHRTPAVICVLPVAGVDASTVRANAWMVEQVLSAGVHGVLLVHARSPEAVRAFVQAARFPMHAQAVGNGLEEGLRGSGAAGHPARVWGISPAEYLRVADPWPLNPEGEILLGVKIEDRHALEYAEVTTKVPGLGFAEWGPGDMSMSFGLSRNADGTWPKVLADARTRVLAATKAAGISFLNVVRPDDVEAMIDEGVMIGAANEKAAEVGRQYTTRTMPW
- a CDS encoding aminopeptidase P N-terminal domain-containing protein — protein: MRRRPLLLILALTLVVATSLEAQRAYEPPDKETHRQRREKFLEAMDGGIAVIVAAHKDQERIYEFFVDHSDLHDFIYLTGLEGTDAWESALVLAPDAETYREILYTSQDLDGIQEKTGMAHVYPYALFMEHLSDGITDYSLLRTHQRGVKPVATDLSRALGEEKNIYFNYQRFLNLAATPPERLDIANRLRYFSPEVQVKDASDILNRLRMIHDEAGIELLRKASDITVQAFMESAKAVREEMTTQQIAAIVNFTFEYEHAVPSFRTNVTPSGPGVPVRSGGRDWPIGIRPRLGPWPVSNGQMISYDIGAEYAHYTSDFGRTIPVSGRYTPEQRRVAEIVTRIQKQTIAAVKPGGTFTESQALKDRLMTEAGLGDVTGTYGISHFVGMEIHDVGFYDIPWEPGMCFVIEWRVTQEDFSIRFEDVILVTEDGHEWLTEHSPIEPDEIEALMAQRGIWEEGR
- a CDS encoding M24 family metallopeptidase, coding for MTGWNRRHIGLAASAIVVLSIASCTPQEPHQRTHTDTGSDPVELFDGRVIPAMPELLGIRDQYELRLDWLEQKRAMLLDMMREHEIEMWIVVSEEFHPDPVTQYVAPPLHYTRRRDVMVFVDAGEDGLASYSDYWRPTADYRRFFEPLPVSRNARNIQDTRAGLLTLWERYEPATIGLNMGGARGHDSTITHDSYKFLVETMGREAESRFVSAAGLIEDVFDTRLASELEPYRSLVLATDVIAQTALSNEVITLGVTRAVDIKWFFEESVAKLGVGGKPWFEIHVAVQRFDPETGTMIPYSHPAPDDLIFQRGDIIHLDCGFDYLGFASDWQKVAYILREGEQTVPQGLRIALSNANLVHEAFASESRPGMTGWEATLAITRKLEGVDFLPSLYSHAIGYHGHALGPSINARDMDLSSPTYGYSGSTSPEGDSYLRDGAYRSIEFSATTAVPEYDGGTVTIPMEDDAYLTTSGYIYFRPYQTEWYVIR